A genomic window from Pseudomonas leptonychotis includes:
- the glyS gene encoding glycine--tRNA ligase subunit beta, with product MSARDFLVELGTEELPPKALKTLGEAFLAGIEKGLKAAGLSYSASRYYAAPRRLAVLIEQLEEQQADRTQNLDGPPVQAAFDKDGNPTQAALGFAKKCGVELSAIDQSGPKLKFSQSIPGQAAAGLLSAIVETSLNELPIPKRMRWGARKTEFVRPSQWLVMLFGDEVIDCEILAQQSGRVSRGHRFHANHEVRISAPANYAEDLRAAYVIADFAERRAQIAARIDQLAAEQQGTAIVPPALLDEVSALVEWPVPLVCSFEERFLEVPQEALIITMQDNQKYFCLLDANGKLLPRFITVANIESKDPIQIISGNEKVVRPRLTDAEFFFKQDKKQKLESFNERLANVVFQAQLGSVYDKAQRVSALAGFIAERTAGNATNAARAGLLCKCDLASEMVGEFPEMQGIAGYYYAKHDGEAEDVALALNEQYMPRGAGAELPSTLTGAAVALADKLDTLVGIFGIGMLPTGSKDPYALRRAALGVLRILIEKQLDLDLAEAVTFAISQFGDKIKADGLAPQVQDFIFDRLRARYEDEGVEVAVYQAVRAVSPTSPLDFDQRVQAVQAFRALPQASALAAANKRVSNLLSKAEGQIAVSVEAHYFDNPCEFALNAAIQQAEHAVQPLAAGRQYNLALSQLANLREPVDAFFEGVMVNAEDPAVRANRYALLAKLRGLFLGVADISVLG from the coding sequence ATGAGTGCGCGTGATTTCCTGGTAGAACTGGGCACCGAAGAGCTGCCGCCGAAAGCCCTGAAAACCCTCGGTGAGGCCTTCCTGGCTGGTATCGAAAAAGGCTTGAAAGCCGCCGGCCTGTCCTACAGCGCCAGCCGCTATTACGCCGCGCCGCGTCGTCTGGCCGTGTTGATCGAACAGCTTGAAGAACAACAAGCCGATCGCACCCAGAACCTCGACGGCCCACCCGTACAGGCGGCGTTCGACAAAGACGGTAATCCGACTCAGGCCGCCCTCGGCTTCGCCAAGAAGTGTGGCGTTGAACTGAGCGCCATCGACCAGAGCGGCCCTAAGCTGAAATTCAGCCAGAGCATTCCGGGCCAAGCCGCTGCTGGCTTGCTGTCAGCTATCGTCGAAACCTCGCTGAACGAATTGCCTATCCCTAAGCGCATGCGCTGGGGCGCGCGCAAAACCGAGTTCGTCCGCCCAAGCCAGTGGCTGGTGATGCTGTTTGGTGATGAGGTGATCGACTGCGAAATCCTCGCCCAGCAGTCCGGCCGGGTGTCCCGTGGCCATCGCTTCCACGCTAATCACGAGGTGCGCATCAGCGCGCCGGCCAACTACGCCGAGGACCTGCGCGCCGCCTACGTGATCGCCGATTTCGCCGAACGTCGTGCGCAAATTGCCGCACGTATCGACCAGCTTGCCGCCGAACAGCAGGGCACCGCCATTGTGCCGCCCGCCTTGCTCGATGAAGTCAGTGCTTTGGTCGAGTGGCCGGTGCCGCTGGTGTGCTCCTTCGAGGAACGCTTCCTCGAGGTGCCGCAAGAAGCGCTGATCATCACCATGCAGGACAACCAGAAATACTTCTGCCTGCTGGATGCCAACGGCAAGCTGCTGCCACGCTTTATCACCGTGGCCAACATCGAAAGCAAAGACCCGATACAGATCATTTCCGGCAACGAAAAGGTCGTGCGTCCACGCCTGACCGATGCCGAGTTCTTCTTCAAGCAAGATAAGAAGCAGAAGCTGGAAAGCTTCAACGAGCGCCTGGCCAATGTGGTGTTCCAGGCCCAGCTCGGTTCGGTCTATGACAAAGCCCAGCGGGTGTCCGCGCTGGCCGGTTTTATCGCCGAGCGCACCGCTGGCAATGCGACTAACGCCGCGCGCGCCGGCCTGCTGTGCAAATGTGACCTGGCCAGCGAGATGGTTGGCGAGTTCCCGGAAATGCAGGGCATCGCCGGTTACTACTACGCCAAGCATGACGGCGAAGCCGAAGACGTGGCCCTGGCGCTGAACGAGCAATACATGCCGCGTGGTGCTGGCGCCGAATTGCCGAGCACCCTTACCGGTGCCGCCGTGGCCCTGGCTGACAAGCTGGATACCCTGGTCGGCATCTTCGGCATCGGCATGCTGCCCACCGGCAGTAAGGACCCCTACGCCCTGCGTCGCGCTGCGCTGGGTGTGTTGCGGATTCTGATCGAGAAGCAGCTGGATCTGGATCTGGCCGAAGCAGTCACGTTCGCCATCAGCCAGTTCGGCGACAAGATCAAGGCCGATGGCCTGGCCCCTCAGGTGCAGGACTTTATCTTCGACCGCCTGCGCGCGCGTTATGAAGACGAAGGCGTCGAAGTGGCCGTGTACCAAGCCGTGCGTGCGGTCAGCCCGACCTCGCCGTTGGACTTCGATCAACGCGTGCAGGCCGTGCAAGCCTTCCGTGCATTGCCGCAGGCAAGCGCTCTGGCTGCAGCGAACAAGCGCGTATCCAACCTGCTGAGCAAGGCCGAAGGCCAGATCGCGGTAAGCGTCGAAGCTCACTATTTCGACAATCCTTGCGAGTTCGCCCTCAACGCCGCCATCCAGCAGGCCGAGCATGCGGTACAGCCGCTGGCCGCTGGCCGTCAGTACAACCTGGCGCTGAGCCAGCTGGCCAACCTGCGCGAGCCGGTGGACGCCTTCTTCGAAGGTGTGATGGTCAACGCCGAAGACCCGGCCGTGCGGGCTAACCGCTACGCGTTGCTGGCCAAGCTGCGCGGGCTGTTCCTCGGTGTCGCCGATATCTCGGTGCTGGGCTAA
- the glyQ gene encoding glycine--tRNA ligase subunit alpha gives MSQTTPAVRTFQDLILALQQYWAEQGCVVLQPYDMEMGAGTFHTATFLRAIGPETWNAAYVQPSRRPADGRYGENPNRLQHYYQFQVVLKPNPENFQELYLGSLKAIGIDPLVHDIRFVEDNWESPTLGAWGLGWEIWLNGMEVTQFTYFQQVGGIECYPVTGEITYGLERLAMYIQGVDSVYDLVWTDGQFGKVTYGDVFHQNEVEQSTYNFEHANVEKLFELFDFYESEANRLIELELPLPTYEMVLKASHTFNLLDARRAISVTARQQYILRVRALARAVAQSYLQARRKLGFPLATPDLRDEVLAKLEAAE, from the coding sequence GTGAGCCAGACTACGCCTGCCGTGCGCACCTTCCAAGACTTGATCCTCGCCCTGCAACAGTACTGGGCTGAGCAGGGCTGCGTGGTGTTGCAACCCTACGATATGGAAATGGGCGCAGGCACCTTCCACACCGCCACGTTCCTACGTGCCATCGGTCCTGAGACCTGGAACGCCGCCTATGTGCAGCCTTCCCGTCGTCCTGCCGACGGCCGCTACGGTGAGAACCCCAATCGCCTGCAGCACTACTACCAATTTCAGGTGGTGTTGAAGCCGAATCCGGAAAACTTCCAGGAGCTGTACCTCGGCTCGCTGAAAGCCATCGGCATCGACCCACTGGTACACGACATCCGTTTTGTTGAAGACAACTGGGAATCGCCGACCCTCGGCGCCTGGGGTCTGGGCTGGGAAATCTGGCTGAACGGCATGGAAGTCACCCAGTTCACCTACTTCCAGCAAGTGGGCGGCATCGAGTGCTACCCGGTGACCGGCGAGATCACCTACGGCCTGGAACGCTTGGCCATGTACATCCAGGGTGTGGACTCGGTCTACGACCTGGTGTGGACCGACGGCCAGTTCGGCAAAGTGACCTACGGCGACGTGTTCCATCAAAACGAAGTGGAGCAATCCACCTACAACTTTGAACACGCCAACGTCGAGAAGCTGTTTGAGCTGTTCGACTTCTATGAGTCAGAAGCCAACCGCCTGATCGAGCTGGAGCTGCCGCTGCCGACCTACGAGATGGTGCTCAAGGCCTCGCACACCTTCAACCTGCTGGATGCACGCCGGGCGATCTCGGTGACCGCGCGTCAACAATACATCCTGCGCGTGCGCGCCCTGGCCCGTGCGGTGGCGCAGAGCTACCTGCAAGCGCGGCGCAAACTGGGCTTCCCGCTCGCCACCCCCGACCTGCGTGATGAAGTGTTAGCCAAGCTGGAGGCAGCAGAATGA
- a CDS encoding DNA-3-methyladenine glycosylase I, translating into MPRCFWCTDDPLYIAYHDQEWGVPQRDPQVLFELLLLEGFQAGLSWITVLKKRERYREVLFGFDVQRLAGLTDEYIENTLMQDAGIIRNRLKLQAVRKNAQAWLKLEDPSALLWSFVGGAPKVNHFSERSQVPAITTEAVAMSKALKKAGFTFVGPTICYAYMQAAGMVMDHTTDCDRYAHLSTR; encoded by the coding sequence ATGCCACGCTGCTTCTGGTGCACCGATGATCCGTTGTATATCGCCTATCACGATCAGGAATGGGGCGTGCCGCAGCGCGATCCGCAGGTGTTGTTCGAGCTGCTGTTGCTGGAGGGTTTCCAGGCCGGGCTGTCGTGGATCACCGTGCTAAAGAAGCGTGAGCGCTACCGCGAAGTGCTGTTTGGCTTCGATGTGCAGCGTCTGGCGGGGCTTACGGATGAGTACATCGAAAACACGCTGATGCAGGATGCCGGGATTATCCGTAATCGCCTTAAGCTTCAGGCCGTGCGCAAGAACGCCCAAGCCTGGCTCAAGTTGGAAGACCCGTCGGCACTGCTTTGGTCGTTTGTCGGTGGCGCGCCTAAGGTCAATCATTTCAGCGAGCGTAGTCAGGTACCGGCGATCACCACCGAAGCCGTGGCCATGAGCAAGGCGCTGAAGAAGGCTGGCTTCACCTTTGTCGGGCCGACCATCTGTTATGCCTATATGCAGGCCGCCGGGATGGTCATGGATCACACCACCGACTGCGACCGCTACGCACACCTGAGCACCCGCTAG
- a CDS encoding lysophospholipid acyltransferase has translation MEKLKGALVVGFLRLFALLPWRAVQAVGAAIGWLMWKLPNSSREVAGINLRKCFPELDDAAHQRLLRDSLMDIGRTLTESACAWIWPAQKSIGLVREVEGLDVLKDALASGKGVVGITSHLGNWEVLNHFYCAQCKPIIFFRPPKLKAVDDLLRQQRVQLGNRVAPSTKEGILSVIKEVRRGGAVGIPADPEPSLSSGVFVPFLGTEALTSKFVAGMLSGGKACGVFLHALRLPDGSGFKVILEAAPEEMYSSDTATAVAAMSSVIERYVRAYPSQYMWSMKRFKKRPPGEAKWY, from the coding sequence GTGGAAAAGCTCAAAGGTGCCCTGGTGGTGGGCTTTCTGCGTTTATTTGCCTTGCTGCCATGGCGCGCTGTGCAGGCCGTTGGGGCGGCGATTGGCTGGTTGATGTGGAAACTGCCCAACAGCTCACGTGAGGTGGCGGGCATCAACCTGCGCAAATGCTTTCCCGAATTGGATGACGCCGCGCATCAGCGCCTGTTGCGCGATTCATTGATGGATATCGGCAGAACCCTGACCGAAAGCGCCTGCGCCTGGATCTGGCCGGCGCAAAAATCCATCGGCTTGGTGCGCGAAGTCGAAGGCCTGGACGTGCTCAAGGACGCCCTGGCCAGCGGCAAGGGCGTGGTCGGCATCACCAGCCATCTGGGCAACTGGGAAGTGCTTAATCACTTCTATTGCGCGCAGTGCAAACCGATTATTTTCTTCCGACCGCCGAAGTTGAAAGCCGTCGACGACCTGCTGCGCCAACAGCGTGTGCAGCTGGGTAATCGTGTTGCACCATCGACCAAAGAGGGCATCCTCAGTGTGATCAAAGAGGTGCGTCGCGGTGGTGCGGTGGGGATTCCCGCCGATCCTGAGCCGAGCCTGTCTTCTGGCGTATTTGTACCCTTCCTCGGCACTGAGGCGCTGACCAGCAAGTTTGTGGCCGGCATGTTGAGTGGCGGCAAAGCCTGCGGGGTGTTCCTGCATGCGCTGCGCCTGCCGGATGGTTCGGGCTTCAAGGTGATCCTGGAAGCGGCGCCGGAAGAGATGTACAGCAGCGACACGGCCACCGCTGTGGCCGCGATGAGTTCGGTGATTGAGCGTTATGTGCGGGCTTATCCCAGCCAATATATGTGGAGCATGAAGCGCTTCAAAAAGCGCCCGCCAGGCGAAGCTAAATGGTACTGA
- a CDS encoding PilZ domain-containing protein, whose amino-acid sequence MSNSRKSLRTPLKVRLRIDHPVHGEMLVTTRDISECGVYVLIDQAQNMLAMGERVQGQVQGLPMEAPILSLEVVRVEALGVGLRFVQAE is encoded by the coding sequence ATGAGTAACAGTCGAAAGAGTCTCCGCACCCCGCTCAAGGTTCGCCTGCGCATTGATCATCCGGTGCACGGCGAAATGTTGGTTACCACCCGGGATATCTCCGAATGCGGTGTGTATGTGTTGATCGATCAAGCGCAGAACATGCTGGCTATGGGCGAGCGGGTGCAGGGTCAGGTGCAAGGTTTGCCGATGGAGGCGCCGATTCTCTCGCTTGAGGTGGTGCGTGTTGAAGCCTTAGGTGTTGGCCTGCGTTTTGTGCAGGCCGAGTAG
- a CDS encoding tetratricopeptide repeat protein encodes MSTEALEKMLTKGMDNALLRFGLGKGYLDAGELARAAEHLQHCVQFDPQYSAAWKLLGQALNKQGLIDQARAAWTQGLRVADEKGDKQAGKEITVFLKRLDKRAQ; translated from the coding sequence ATGAGCACTGAAGCCCTGGAAAAAATGCTGACCAAAGGCATGGACAACGCGCTGCTACGCTTCGGCCTGGGCAAGGGCTATCTGGATGCGGGAGAGCTGGCGCGTGCCGCCGAACACCTGCAACACTGCGTACAGTTCGATCCGCAATATTCAGCCGCCTGGAAGCTACTCGGCCAAGCGCTGAACAAGCAGGGGCTGATTGATCAGGCGCGAGCGGCCTGGACACAGGGCTTGCGGGTCGCAGACGAGAAGGGTGACAAACAGGCAGGCAAGGAAATTACGGTGTTTCTAAAACGTCTGGATAAACGCGCTCAATAG